The following are encoded together in the Microbacterium hatanonis genome:
- a CDS encoding AAA family ATPase — protein sequence MKLHRLELAGFGPFLERQSVDFDAFADDGIFLIAGRTGAGKSSVLDGVCFALYGSVPRYESGEKRLRSDHCGPEDPTEVTLEFTAEGSRWRVRRSPEYERPKKNGGGFTTQAPQALLEEFSSGTWTGVAARPRDVAARLDEILGLTQQQFLQVILLAQNRFARFLLARNDERQALLRTLFATRTYEDYERELESRRKDAERALAAEGDTARVLVDEGELLARESDLDGTTHGAMAAESTDAAAPPESVDAVRPLADRVVALVRAVERAEYRVDTLARARDGADAELAAATERERAAAALRAAQEQRLTARAALEALEARAERIAEMRAELALANAAEALRSSIENAGRAESAARRAADAERDALARCSALGEGSPTNASLRDREDELAATIAASDAALAAEGERTAIDASLRAARESEQAMLREMAELDERRRPVPALLAQLSERLTAVAGAARGAESARAVLADTERRRAAAHEAVALEASVRTAEREALERGTAVTTTAARLTALLQRRLDGAAGDLAAALVDGEPCPVCGAVDHPHPAPVSDDPVGDDEIAAAEAEKDAAIDADRAAALAWRAARDAHALIAVRAGGDDVATLDAAVESAAAALSRAEADVSAAEALTAEHAELSALAEAAALEHARLTEALAEVRQRVALDEQRATTAATIVDAARGEFATVAERRADAVGRRDAVRALAEARAELALRTQVLADARADRDARLAASTFDDPSAVEAALRDPAARARLDDAVREHESAARAAKERLLELELALVDAPDELVDLDGPARAVAVAREAFTSAISALAAATGVAERLRDLTQRADAATEGITALADRHAVIARLANTVAGRAPNTHRMTLETFVLAAELEEIVGAANLRLAEMSSGRYRLQHSDALAARGAASGLGLEIMDAFTGQARPPQSLSGGESFLASLALALGLAEIVTARAGGLRLDTLFIDEGFGSLDDDTLDLAMRTLDELRQGGRTVGVISHVASMKEQVPAQLLVEATPQGPSVIRQQSTVAV from the coding sequence GTGAAGCTCCACCGGCTCGAGCTGGCCGGGTTCGGCCCGTTCCTCGAGCGGCAGAGCGTCGACTTCGACGCGTTCGCCGACGACGGCATCTTCCTGATCGCCGGGCGCACCGGTGCCGGCAAGTCGAGCGTGCTCGACGGGGTGTGCTTCGCCCTCTACGGCAGCGTGCCGCGGTACGAGTCCGGCGAGAAGAGGCTGCGCAGCGATCATTGCGGCCCCGAAGACCCCACCGAGGTCACGCTCGAGTTCACCGCCGAGGGCAGCCGATGGCGTGTCCGTCGCTCGCCGGAGTACGAGCGGCCGAAGAAGAACGGCGGCGGATTCACGACACAGGCGCCGCAGGCCCTGCTGGAGGAGTTCTCCTCGGGCACGTGGACCGGCGTCGCCGCCCGACCTCGTGACGTCGCCGCGCGGCTCGACGAGATCCTCGGCCTCACGCAGCAGCAGTTCCTGCAGGTCATCCTGCTCGCACAGAACCGCTTCGCGCGGTTCCTGCTCGCCCGCAACGACGAACGGCAGGCGCTGCTGCGCACCCTGTTCGCCACGCGCACGTACGAGGACTACGAACGCGAGCTCGAGAGCCGCCGCAAAGATGCCGAGCGCGCCCTCGCCGCCGAGGGCGACACGGCCCGTGTGCTGGTCGACGAGGGCGAGCTCCTCGCGCGCGAGTCCGACCTCGACGGGACGACGCACGGTGCGATGGCCGCTGAGTCGACGGATGCTGCCGCGCCGCCCGAGAGCGTCGATGCGGTGCGGCCCCTCGCCGACCGGGTCGTTGCGCTCGTGCGCGCCGTCGAGCGCGCGGAGTATCGCGTCGACACGCTCGCCCGCGCGCGCGACGGCGCCGACGCCGAGCTCGCGGCGGCGACGGAGCGCGAGCGGGCGGCGGCCGCGCTGCGCGCCGCCCAGGAGCAGCGCCTCACCGCTCGGGCGGCCCTCGAGGCGCTCGAGGCTCGGGCGGAACGCATCGCCGAGATGCGCGCCGAGCTGGCGCTCGCCAACGCGGCCGAAGCCCTCCGCTCGTCGATCGAGAACGCCGGTCGTGCCGAGTCCGCGGCGCGACGAGCCGCCGACGCCGAACGCGACGCGCTCGCGCGGTGTTCGGCCCTGGGCGAGGGGTCGCCGACGAACGCCTCCCTCCGTGACCGCGAAGACGAACTGGCCGCGACCATCGCGGCGAGCGACGCCGCGCTCGCCGCCGAGGGGGAGCGCACCGCGATCGACGCCTCTCTCCGCGCGGCGCGCGAGAGCGAACAGGCGATGCTGCGCGAGATGGCCGAGCTCGACGAGCGTCGCCGCCCCGTCCCCGCCCTGCTTGCGCAGCTGTCCGAGCGCCTGACCGCCGTGGCGGGCGCCGCCCGGGGCGCCGAATCTGCGCGCGCGGTCCTCGCCGACACCGAACGCAGGCGTGCCGCCGCCCATGAGGCGGTCGCGCTCGAGGCCAGTGTCCGCACGGCTGAGCGCGAGGCGCTCGAGCGCGGAACGGCCGTGACGACGACGGCCGCGCGCCTGACGGCACTGCTTCAGCGCCGGCTCGACGGTGCGGCGGGCGATCTCGCCGCCGCCCTCGTCGACGGTGAGCCCTGCCCTGTCTGCGGCGCGGTCGACCACCCGCATCCTGCGCCCGTGTCGGACGACCCCGTCGGCGATGACGAGATCGCCGCCGCCGAGGCCGAGAAGGACGCCGCCATCGACGCCGACCGGGCAGCGGCTCTCGCGTGGCGTGCGGCCCGCGACGCGCATGCCCTCATCGCGGTCCGGGCAGGAGGCGACGACGTCGCCACGCTCGACGCGGCTGTCGAATCGGCGGCGGCTGCGCTGTCCCGCGCCGAGGCCGACGTCTCGGCGGCGGAGGCGCTGACCGCCGAGCACGCCGAGCTCTCGGCGCTCGCCGAGGCGGCCGCGCTCGAGCACGCCCGGCTGACCGAGGCGCTGGCCGAGGTGCGGCAGCGGGTCGCGCTCGACGAGCAGCGCGCGACGACCGCCGCAACGATCGTCGACGCCGCGCGCGGCGAGTTCGCCACGGTGGCCGAGCGCCGAGCCGACGCGGTCGGTCGACGCGATGCGGTGCGCGCCCTCGCCGAGGCGCGGGCCGAGCTCGCGCTGCGCACGCAGGTGCTCGCCGATGCTCGCGCCGACCGCGACGCCCGTCTGGCCGCGTCCACGTTCGACGACCCGTCCGCGGTCGAGGCCGCGCTCCGCGACCCCGCCGCGCGGGCGCGGCTCGACGACGCGGTGCGCGAGCACGAAAGCGCCGCCCGTGCGGCGAAGGAGCGCCTGCTCGAGCTCGAGCTCGCCCTCGTCGACGCGCCCGACGAACTCGTCGACCTCGACGGGCCCGCCCGGGCCGTCGCCGTGGCGCGGGAGGCCTTCACCTCCGCGATCTCCGCGCTGGCCGCCGCGACGGGGGTCGCCGAACGCCTCCGCGATCTCACCCAGCGCGCCGACGCCGCGACCGAGGGCATCACCGCCCTCGCCGACCGGCACGCGGTGATCGCCCGACTGGCCAACACGGTCGCCGGGCGCGCGCCCAACACGCACCGCATGACGCTCGAGACGTTCGTGCTGGCCGCCGAGCTCGAAGAGATCGTCGGCGCGGCGAACCTCCGCCTCGCCGAGATGTCGTCGGGGAGGTACCGCCTGCAGCATTCCGACGCGCTCGCGGCTCGCGGCGCGGCATCCGGCCTCGGACTCGAGATCATGGACGCCTTCACCGGCCAGGCGCGCCCACCGCAGTCGCTCTCCGGGGGTGAATCGTTCC